The Triticum urartu cultivar G1812 chromosome 6, Tu2.1, whole genome shotgun sequence genome includes the window TGGCACTAACAGGTACCTGCCCATCAGGCGTCTTCCATGCTATGCTTATTTCCTACCATATATAGAACTTTTGCATTACATAAAATGAGCGTATATGCCTATAGACTTACCAGCAAATGGTTTTCATCCTCATGCAGGATCCACCCTTGGGGATGGCGTCTTTCTTTGTCCCTCGCGGGATTCCCGGCTGTGTTGTTCACCCTAGGTGCATTCTTCATGGTCGATACACCCAATAGCCTCATTGAGCGCGGTCGTCAAGAGGAAGGCAAATTTATGCTCAAGAAGATCCGTGGCACCGACAACGTGGAGCCAGAGTTCAATGAGATCGTGGAGGCCAGTCGCATCGCCCATGACATCAAGAACCCATTTCGCAGCCTCCTACAACGCCACAACCGTCCCCTTCTCATGATCACCATCCTCCTCCAGATGTTCCAGCAATTGACCGGTATAAACGCCATCATGTTCTACGCCCCGGTGCTGCTCACCACATTGGGATTTAAGACCGAGGCTTCACTCTACTCGGCAGTGATCACGGGGGCAGTGAACGTATTGTCAACATTTGTATCAATGTACACTGTAGACCGAGTGGGGAGACGGATGTTGCTGCTGGATGCCGGCGTGCAAATGTTCCTCTCGTTAGTGGCCATGGCCGTGGTGATGAGGACAAGGGTTACCGACCGCTCAGACCACCTCGGCCATGATTGGGCCATCATGGTCGTTGTCATCATCTGCAATTTTGTATCCTCCTTTGCTTGGTCATGGGGCCCACTCGGGTGGCTCATCCCGAGCGAGACCTTCCCGCTCGAGACGCGCTCCGCGGGGCAGAGCATCAGTGTCTGCACGAACCTACTCTTCACATTCGTCTTTGCGCAGGTCTTCCTCTCGATGCTCTGCCGCCTCAAGTCCTTCATATTTGTGTTTTTCTCCGTCTGTGTTGCCATCATGTCGCTCTTCGTCCTCTTCTTCCTACCCGAAACAAAGAACATTCCCATCGAGGAGATGGCTGAAAGAGTGTGGAAACTACACTGGTTCTGGAAGCAATTAATGAATGATGGAGGTGACAACCACGTCATCAGCGAGGAGGAAACGCCATCGACGGTGTCATTATTTGATTCGTTTGTAGAATGAAGTAGCATCAACCAGTGTGGCTTTATTTTGTAAACAAGTCAAAATCAAGATTTCGCAAATCTTGGGTCTTACATGCAACACAAACATATCTTGGTGCTCCAGTCGTCTGCACAGTTATGATCGATGATAGTCCATGGAGCGCAAATAGCGGGGAGTACCCCATAGCTTCTTCATTCTCACGGAAAGAAGTACCAGAGCTTGATGTTGCAGCGAAAAGGCCGCATCAATGAATCAGAGTTTGTATAGGATTGGGATCTTTATGATTATTAGTTTTTCACTTATATATTAAAATACATTTCAAATATTGTATGGCATCATGTAACACTCAATTTCAGGAGCCCCTTAACAAAATAGGTGCTTCCACTAGATCACAGTGTTAGATATTCTATGCCCGCGGTTAATTGTCCATTTGTCCATAACATGTTGGATATACACTCAGGTGTGTATATCAAAGTGGAACGAGATCCTCTGACTTAGATCGATCTACTGCAGAGGGAAGTAGTACGGCGTGCGCCGTCCGTTGGCCATCCGATGGCAGGAACGTAGAACGGGCTTTGTCGCTCAGTTCGCCAGCAAAACTACCGGCTCATGAAGCCCAACGCGACGCAAGCGAGGGAAGCAAGGGGAAAAGGGCGCAAGAGGCCACAGAAAAAGAGCGAGGGTTACAGAAACGGCGGGAAAGTTCACTGGAAGGAGATCGCTGGCGCCCAGTGGGGACTGCTGCTCTGCTCGCCAAGCTCAGGTAAGTCTCCACGGTCCTTTCTCTCGACGCCTAACACATGAATAAAATTGATCTGACGTTCAAAGGTATTACTCCCAATATTTTTTATACACTTCCACAAGTCTAATGTTTAAGTTTGacaatgggtagggtatgggtaGGGTAGAGCAATACCGTACCCATACCCGTATAGTCAGTGGGTACAAAATTCTACCCATACCCATACTCATGGGTATGAAACTTTACCCATACCCATACCCGATGGATACCCGTACCCATTGGATACCCAGCGGGTAGAACAAATAGTACACAAGTTGTTCACAATTTTATACTCATTGATAGCACATTTGACTAAAAATATTAATTATCTCAGCTCAATAACAGGTAGATGAGTAAATGACCACTATCAGTATTTAGAAATCACACCATACTCCTTAAGTCAATAGGACTAGACGAGTCACATGACAAATTAATGACTAATTGATGACAACTTAACATTAGTTCACAAATGGGCAGGGTATAGGTATCCCTGCGGGTACAAGGCTATACCCGTACCCTACCCATGACTTAACAGGTAGGGTATGGGGTATAAAAGTGTGCCCATACCCTGCCCATGCGGGTACGGTACCCGTACCCGTGAGTAAAGTTGCCATCCTTACTGATGTTCATGTTATTTTTACATTACAGAGTAGTATTGCCTAGTTTGATACCTCATGTTGGCATGGAATTCAAAAATTCAGATGAGGCTTGGTCATTTTGGCTTACCTATAGTATACAGAAAGGATTTGAAGCAAGAAAAAGGTATACAAACAAAAGGCCAAGCGATGGCAAGGTTACATCATGTAGATTTGTTTGTGCAAATGAGGGTCTTCGATCACAAGACAAAAGGGATTATTTAACAAAGTGCCCTCGGTTTCAATCATTTTAGAGAAACTGTAGTTTTTGGTGCTGCTCTCATGTATGATGAAACATTTGCGTCCTTCAAGTGGTTGTTTAAAGCCTTTCTAATAGCTCATAAAGGAAAGGGGCCTAAAACATTTTATAAAGATCAAGATATTGCAATGGGAGAGGCCGTTGGGGAAGTGTTTGCAGAAGCATGGCATGGATTATGCACCTTTCTTGCTTCAATTTAGTTCCGTTCGATtctgcacacacacacacacacaaattgTTTGTTCTTTTCTGCATAGGCACAAGTAGTTTACTGGAACTATTCTTCAGCCATAACAAACATTTAACAAACATTCAACTCTGCACA containing:
- the LOC125512782 gene encoding sugar transport protein MST4-like, whose translation is MPAGGFSASSPPSGMEFEAKITPMVVTSCVTAATGGLMFGYDIGISGGVTSMEDFQREFFPTVLRKSRENKGSNYCRYDNQGLQLFTSSLYLAGLVSTLFASYTTRRLGRRATMRIAGAFFIVGVIFNGAARNLGMLIVGRILLGCGVGFASQAIPLFLSEIAPTTIRGGLNSLFQINITVGILFANLVNYGTNRIHPWGWRLSLSLAGFPAVLFTLGAFFMVDTPNSLIERGRQEEGKFMLKKIRGTDNVEPEFNEIVEASRIAHDIKNPFRSLLQRHNRPLLMITILLQMFQQLTGINAIMFYAPVLLTTLGFKTEASLYSAVITGAVNVLSTFVSMYTVDRVGRRMLLLDAGVQMFLSLVAMAVVMRTRVTDRSDHLGHDWAIMVVVIICNFVSSFAWSWGPLGWLIPSETFPLETRSAGQSISVCTNLLFTFVFAQVFLSMLCRLKSFIFVFFSVCVAIMSLFVLFFLPETKNIPIEEMAERVWKLHWFWKQLMNDGGDNHVISEEETPSTVSLFDSFVE